The Phoenix dactylifera cultivar Barhee BC4 unplaced genomic scaffold, palm_55x_up_171113_PBpolish2nd_filt_p 000241F, whole genome shotgun sequence genome has a window encoding:
- the LOC103696942 gene encoding rust resistance kinase Lr10-like: protein MQTRRDNTATTPLASTLNMDWKIEMESINRFLDDILKEKPMRFTPEHLKDFTRNYSEKLGSGGFGVVYKGRFPNGVQVAVKVLHKTLDRRAEEQFMAEVSTIGRTYHINLVRLYGFCFETTDKALVYEYMENGSLDKFLFDENHSIEWARLHEIAIGTAKGIRYLHEECQQKIVHYDIKPGNVLLTANFSPKVADFGLAKLCNRESTHVTMTGARGTPGYAAPELWMPLPVTHKCDVYSFGMLLFEILGRRRNLNFQNTESQEWFPKWVWERLQEGQMERILKISGIEQKDGEKAERMCKVALWCVQYQPEARPSMSSVVRMLEGEDEIMPPTNPFAHMVWYNAGSVLRSGSTSCSSG, encoded by the coding sequence ATGCAGACAAGAAGAGACAACACTGCAACTACACCACTTGCTTCTACCTTGAACATGGATTGGAAGATTGAAATGGAATCAATCAACAGGTTCCTTGATGACATATTGAAAGAGAAGCCCATGAGATTTACTCCTGAACATCTGAAAGACTTCACTCGAAACTATTCAGAGAAACTAGGCTCAGGTGGCTTTGGCGTAGTCTACAAAGGACGATTTCCTAATGGCGTGCAGGTGGCAGTTAAGGTCCTCCATAAAACATTGGATAGGAGAGCAGAGGAGCAGTTCATGGCAGAAGTGAGCACCATAGGCAGAACGTATCATATCAATCTAGTCAGGCTATATGGATTTTGCTTTGAGACAACAGATAAAGCTCTGGTGTACGAATACATGGAGAATGGATCGCTTGACAAGTTCTTATTTGATGAGAACCACAGCATAGAATGGGCGAGGCTACATGAGATAGCAATCGGGACTGCCAAGGGAATCAGATACTTACATGAAGAGTGTCAACAGAAGATAGTCCATTATGATATAAAACCAGGAAATGTTCTTCTCACTGCAAATTTCTCTCCCAAGGTAGCTGATTTTGGGTTGGCAAAGCTCTGCAACAGAGAGAGCACTCATGTCACGATGACAGGAGCCAGGGGAACTCCTGGTTATGCCGCGCCAGAGCTGTGGATGCCATTGCCCGTGACTCATAAATGTGATGTCTACAGTTTTGGGATGCTTCTGTTCGAGATCTTGGGGAGGAGGAGAAATCTCAATTTCCAGAATACCGAAAGTCAAGAGTGGTTCCCAAAATGGGTTTGGGAGAGGCTTCAAGAGGGGCAAATGGAGAGAATACTAAAAATCTCTGGAATTGAACAAAAGGATGGAGAGAAGGCAGAGAGAATGTGTAAGGTGGCACTGTGGTGTGTTCAGTATCAACCGGAAGCAAGACCTTCAATGAGTAGCGTGGTGAGGATGTTGGAGGGGGAAGATGAAATTATGCCACCTACAAACCCATTTGCTCACATGGTCTGGTACAATGCAGGCTCAGTTCTACGGAGTGGAAGTACAAGCTGTTCATCTGGGTGA
- the LOC103696941 gene encoding rust resistance kinase Lr10-like, producing MDHLTNTYLMRSRGLNGEVTEDCNWNQILKEGQVKIAHYDIKPANVLFIANFSSKVADFRSASLLCNRKNYHVTITGGSGAPGNAESEIWMPLPVTRKCHVSSFGILLSEILGRRNLDTQA from the coding sequence ATGGATCACTTGACGAATACTTATTTGATGAGGTCCAGGGGATTGAATGGGGAGGTCACAGAAGATTGCAACTGGAATCAGATACTGAAGGAGGGTCAAGTGAAGATAGCCCATTATGACATAAAGCCAGCTAATGTTCTTTTCATTGCAAACTTCTCTTCCAAGGTTGCAGATTTTAGATCGGCAAGCCTTCTTTGCAATAGAAAGAACTATCATGTCACAATAACTGGAGGTAGTGGGGCTCCTGGCAATGCTGAATCAGAGATATGGATGCCATTGCCTGTGACTCGTAAGTGCCATGTCTCAAGCTTTGGCATTCTTCTATCTGAGATCTtgggaaggaggaaccttgatACACAGGCTTAA
- the LOC103696940 gene encoding cytoplasmic 60S subunit biogenesis factor REI1 homolog 1-like has translation MPVLTCNACNKEFQDEVEQKLHYRSEWHRYNLKRKVAGVPGVTEALFQARQSALAEERNQLSATAMLYGCALCGKEYRSSKAHDQHLKSRAHAMKASQESDPAIAGITIIKPITGRMPNKSALPSQSSTVREMDDEESEESDDEWVEVDPDDELEMASESLTNLHVNEQNSGSGADQSDGMDEVEDLDPSCCFICDQKHHGIESCMVHMHKLHGFFIPDVEYLKDPKGLLTYVGLKVRRDFMCLYCNERCHPFQSLEAVRKHMIAKGHCKLRYGDGGDDDDGDLEDFYDYSSSYLDADGKQLVAATDMANSIELGTGGSELIVRQRTDGGVLVRTLGSREYLRYYRQKPRPSPARDIALAISLASRYRILGLATVQSKERIVRMKVLREMNRNGVEGMRSKIGMKSNVIRNLPNNVPY, from the exons ATGCCGGTTTTGACGTGCAACGCGTGCAACAAGGAGTTCCAGGACGAGGTGGAGCAGAAGCTTCATTACCGATCTGAATGGCACCGCTACAACCTCAAGAGAAAG GTAGCGGGAGTCCCAGGGGTGACTGAAGCATTATTTCAGGCTAGGCAGTCGGCCCTAGCTGAAGAGAGAAACCAGTTGAGTGCAACTGCAATGTTGTATGGTTGTGCTCTTTGTGGGAAGGAGTATAGGAGCTCCAAGGCTCATGATCAGCATCTCAAATCACGAGCTCATGCTATGAAAGCTTCTCAAGAATCAGATCCTGCAATTGCAGGAATTACCATAATTAAGCCAATTACTGGGCGCATGCCAAACAAATCAGCATTGCCAAGCCAGTCCTCCACTGTGAGAGAAATGGATGACGAAGAAAGTGAAGAGAGTGATGATGAATGGGTGGAGGTCGACCCAGATGACGAGTTGGAAATGGCATCTGAATCTCTGACTAATCTGCATGTAAATGAACAAAATTCTGGCTCTGGTGCTGACCAATCTGATGGCATGGATGAAGTTGAAGACTTGGACCCTTCATGCTGTTTTATATGTGACCAAAAGCATCATGGCATAGAAAGCTGCATGGTTCACATGCATAAGCTGCATGGGTTTTTCATACCTGATGTCGAGTATCTGAAGGACCCTAAGGGCCTCCTTACATATGTTGGTCTTAAG GTGAGGAGGGACTTCATGTGCTTATATTGCAATGAGAGATGCCATCCTTTTCAAAGCTTGGAAGCTGTAAGGAAGCACATGATAGCCAAAGGTCATTGCAAATTACGATATGGAGATGGAGGTGACGACGATGATGGGGACTTGGAAGATTTCTATGATTACAGCAGCAG CTATTTGGATGCGGATGGTAAGCAGTTGGTGGCTGCAACTGATATGGCTAATAGCATTGAGCTTGGAACTGGAGGATCTGAGCTTATTGTAAGACAAAGGACTGATGGTGGGGTTCTTGTTCGAACTCTTGGATCTCGGGAATATCTGCGTTACTACCGCCAGAAGCCACGACCTTCTCCTGCAAGAGATATTGCTCTAGCCATTTCATTAGCTTCAAG GTACCGAATTCTGGGGTTGGCAACGGTGCAGTCAAAAGAGAGGATTGTGAGGATGAAAGTTTTAAGGGAGATGAATCGGAATGGGGTAGAGGGTATGCGCTCAAAAATTGGAATGAAGAGCAACGTTATCAGAAATCTTCCAAATAATGTCCCGTATTAG
- the LOC103696939 gene encoding cytoplasmic 60S subunit biogenesis factor REI1 homolog 2-like produces MLLLLLLLFLFSLSMLISAVALLLDLFDDALLVPFLLVVVLLLGVFLLLQRKKKASSKSTGRRPGKRFRSSTSSSRPSLSGNPFRRSGPPPLLSPVAGVSGVTEALFQARRSALAEERNQLSATAMLYSCALCGKEYRSSKAHDQHLKSRAHAMKASQESDPAIASESLTNLHVNEQNSVSGVGQSDGMDEVQDLDPSCCFICDQKHYDIESCMIHMHKLHGFFIPDVEYLKNPKGLLKYVSLKVKRDFVCLYCNERCHPFQSLEAVRKHMIAKGHCKLRYGDGGDDDDGDLEDFYDYSSSYLDADGKQLVSANDMANSIELGTGGSELIVRRRTDGGVLVRILGFREFLRYYRQKPRPSPARDIAPAISLASRNRILRLATMQTKERTVRMKVLRKMNRNGVEAMRSKIGMKSNVIRNLPKNVPY; encoded by the exons atgcttcttcttctcctcctcctttttcttttttctctgtcCATGCTCATCTCCGCCGTGGCTCTTCTCCTTGATCTTTTCGACGATGCCCTCCTTGTGCCCTTCCTCCTTGTGGTGGTCCTCCTCCTTGgggtgtttctcctcctccagagaaagaagaaagccaGTTCGAAATCGACCGGGAGAAGGCCCGGAAAGCGCTTCAGAAGCTCGACCAGCAGCTCCAGACCCTCTCTCAGCGGGAATCCCTTCCGAAGAAGCggccctcctccccttctctctccg GTTGCGGGAGTTTCAGGGGTCACTGAAGCATTATTTCAGGCTAGGCGGTCGGCCCTAGCTGAAGAGAGAAACCAGTTGAGTGCAACTGCAATGTTGTATAGTTGTGCTCTTTGTGGGAAGGAGTATAGGAGCTCCAAAGCCCATGATCAACATCTCAAATCACGAGCTCATGCTATGAAAGCTTCTCAAGAATCCGATCCTGCAATTGCATCTGAATCTCTGACTAATCTGCATGTAAATGAACAAAATTCTGTCTCTGGTGTTGGCCAATCTGATGGCatggatgaagttcaagactTGGACCCTTCATGCTGTTTTATATGTGACCAAAAGCATTATGACATAGAAAGCTGCATGATTCACATGCATAAGCTGCATGGGTTTTTCATACCTGATGTCGAGTATCTGAAGAACCCTAAGGGCCTCCTTAAATATGTTAGTCTTAAG GTGAAAAGGGACTTCGTGTGTTTATATTGCAATGAGAGATGCCATCCTTTTCAAAGCTTGGAAGCTGTAAGGAAGCACATGATAGCCAAAGGTCATTGCAAATTACGATATGGAGATGGAGGTGACGACGATGATGGGGACTTGGAAGATTTCTATGATTACAGCAGCAG CTATTTGGATGCGGATGGTAAGCAGTTGGTGTCTGCAAATGATATGGCTAATAGCATTGAGCTTGGAACTGGAGGATCTGAGCTAATTGTAAGACGAAGGACTGATGGTGGGGTTCTTGTTCGAATTCTTGGATTTCGGGAATTTCTGCGTTACTACCGCCAGAAGCCACGACCTTCTCCTGCAAGGGATATTGCTCCAGCCATCTCATTAGCTTCGAG GAACCGAATTCTGAGGTTGGCAACGATGCAGACAAAAGAGAGGACTGTGAGGATGAAAGTTTTAAGGAAGATGAATCGGAATGGGGTAGAGGCTATGCGCTCAAAAATTGGAATGAAGAGTAACGTTATCAGAAATCTTCCAAAGAATGTCCCATATTAG